From one Sus scrofa isolate TJ Tabasco breed Duroc chromosome 9, Sscrofa11.1, whole genome shotgun sequence genomic stretch:
- the LOC100525119 gene encoding olfactory receptor 4D5 encodes MNPTNHSQVTGFVLLGLSQVWELRFFFFIVFSVVYLMTVTGNLLIVAIVTSDPRLHTTMYFLLGNLSFLDFCYSSITAPRMLVDLLLGNPIISFGGCLTQLFFFHFIGGIKIFLLTVMAYDRYVAISQPLRYTLIMNRTVCGLLMAASWVGGFIHSIVQVGLTMKLPFCGPDKLDNFYCDVPQLIKLACTDTFVLELLMVSNNGLVTLLCFLVLLGSYTALLVMLQSHSREGRSKALSTCASHIAVVTLIFVPCVYIYARPFRTFPMDKVVSVLYTMVTPMLNPAIYTLRNKEVIMAMKKLWRRQKDPLGSFEH; translated from the coding sequence ATGAACCCAACAAACCATTCCCAGGTGACAGGTTTCGTCCTCCTGGGGCTCTCTCAAGTATGGGAGCTCCGATTCTTCTTCTTTATCGTCTTCTCTGTTGTATATCTTATGACTGTAACTGGAAATCTCCTTATTGTGGCCATAGTGACCTCTGACCCACGCCTGCACACAACCATGTACTTTCTCTTAGGCAATCTTTCTTTCCTGGACTTTTGCTACTCATCTATCACAGCGCCTAGGATGCTGGTTGATTTGCTCTTAGGCAATCCCATCATTTCCTTTGGTGGCTGCCTGACTCAGCTCTTCTTCTTCCACTTCATTGGCGGCATCAAGATCTTTCTGCTGACGGTCATGGCATATGACCGCTATGTTGCCATTTCCCAGCCCCTGCGCTACACGCTTATTATGAATCGGACAGTCTGTGGGCTTCTCATGGCAGCCTCCTGGGTAGGGGGCTTCATTCACTCCATTGTACAGGTTGGACTGACCATGAAGCTGCCATTCTGTGGCCCTGACAAGCTGGACAACTTTTACTGTGATGTACCTCAGCTCATCAAGTTGGCCTGCACGGATACCTTTGTCTTAGAGCTTCTGATGGTGTCTAACAATGGCCTGGTGACCCTGCTATGTTTTCTGGTGCTCCTGGGATCCTACACAGCACTGCTAGTCATGCTCCAAAGCCACTCGCGGGAGGGCCGCAGCAAAGCCCTGTCCACCTGTGCCTCCCACATTGCGGTGGTGACCTTAATCTTTGTGCCTTGCGTCTATATCTATGCAAGGCCATTTCGAACATTCCCCATGGACAAGGTGGTCTCTGTGCTGTACACGATGGTCACTCCCATGCTGAATCCTGCCATCTATACCTTGAGAAATAAGGAAGTGATCATGGCCATGAAGAAGCTGTGGAGGAGGCAAAAGGACCCTCTGGGATCCTTTGAGCACTGA
- the TMEM225 gene encoding transmembrane protein 225, which produces MVHLSIRNIQAANMIFSSWALVFLAIGIIIEEWAELTFEPKQHKLIHNPWICCNPIWPEGRLEVVRNLLILVLNLSFFHNLLLGLEFTYMIPQTKLILFMTAYIAVLTGNFPSLLTQAWRHRVCIFLFCALILYQQKLKEGESMYYSGYRITWIIFITYINVFLLIVSGFLSFLQYKHCIDGCAWLTNIPKSARESQVMEPSGASIKVISLPASREMPRSIVRVHSAHVKEASPNKAHIQARRVTWAV; this is translated from the exons ATGGTGCATTTATCAATCAGAAATATCCAGGCTGCCAACATGATCTTCTCCTCCTGGGCCTTAGTCTTCTTGGCCATAGGAATCATCATAGAAGAATGGGCAGAACTGACATTTGAACCAAAGCAACATAAACTAATCCATAATCCATGGATATGCTGCAATCCTATTTGGCCAGAAG GTAGATTGGAGGTGGTCAGGAACTTGCTGATTTTGGTCCTCAACCTTTCCTTCTTCCATAACTTGCTCCTGGGTCTTGAATTCACCTATATGATTCCTCAAACTAAGCTCATTCTCTTCATGACGGCCTACATTGCTGTCCTCACAGGTAACTTTCCATCACTCCTAACACAGGCTTGGAGGCATAGGGTTT GTATCTTTCTGTTCTGTGCGCTCATACTGTATCAACAAAAGCTAAAGGAAGGTGAATCCATGTATTACTCTGGTTATAGGATCACCTGGATCATTTTCATCACCTACATAAATGTTTTCCTCTTAATTGTCTCTG GATTCCTCTCTTTCCTACAGTACAAGCATTGCATCGATGGTTGTGCCTGGCTAACCAACATCCCTAAGTCTGCCAGAGAGAGTCAGGTTATGGAGCCATCTGGGGCTTCTATCAAAGTTATTTCATTACCAGCAAGCAGGGAAATGCCTCGCAGTATTGTCCGTGTGCACTCCGCTCATGTAAAAGAAGCTTCTCCAAACAAAGCACACATCCAAGCACGTCGTGTAACCTGGGCTGTATGA